In the genome of Odocoileus virginianus isolate 20LAN1187 ecotype Illinois chromosome 17, Ovbor_1.2, whole genome shotgun sequence, the window agaagctctatacagtcagcaaaaacaagaccgggagctgactgtggctcagatcatgaactccttattgccaaattcagactcaaattgaagaaagtggggaaaaccactagaccattcaggtatgacctaaatcaaatcccttacgattatacagtgaaagtgagaaatagattcaagggattagatctgatagagtgcctgaagaactatggacggaggttcttgacattgtacaggaggcagggatcaagactgtccccaagaaaaacaaatgtaaaaaggcaaaatggttgtctgaggaggccttagctgagaaaagaagctaaaggcaaaggagaaaaggaaagataaagctatttgaatgcagagttacaaagaatagcaaggagagttaagaaaactttcctcagtgattaatgcaaagaaataaaggaaaacaatagaataggaaagactagagctctcttcaacaaaattagagatatgaagggaacatttcatgcaaagatgggcacaatagaggacagaaatggtatggacctaacagaagcagatgataataagaagaggtggcaagaatacacagaagaactatacaaaaaaacccttcattaaaaaaaaaaaaaaacccttcatgacccagataatgacaatggtgtgaccactcacctagagtcagacatcctggaacacgaagtcaagcgggccttagaaagtgtcactatgaacaaagctagtggaggtgatggaattccaggtgagctatttcaaatcctaagagatggtgctgtgaaagtgttgcgctcaatatgccagcaagtttggaaaactcagcagtggccacaggacaggaaaagggcagctttcattccaatcccaaagaaaggcaatgccaaagaaagttcaaactactgcacaattgcactcatctcacatgcttacaaagtaatgctcaaaattctccaagccaggcttcagcagtgcgtgaaccatgaatttccagatgttcaaggtggatttagaaaaggcagaagaaccagagatcggattgccaacatctgttggatcacagaaaaagcaagaaaattccagaaaaacacctacttctgttttatcgactacaccaaagccttcgactgtcaaaaagcctttgacaaattgttgaaaattcttaaaaagatggaaataccagactatcttacctgcctactgagaaatctgtatgcaggtcaagaagcaacagttagaaccagacatggaactaccaactggttccaaactgggaaaggaatatgtcaaggctgtatattgtcactctgcttatttaacttatatgcagagtacatcatgagaaacactgggctggatgaagcaagaTTGTTTCATCTTggaatggaatcaagattgcttggagaaatatcaataacctcagatatgcagatgacactacccttatggcagaaggcaaagaagaactaaaagtgaaaaaactaaaagtaaaagtgaaagaggagagtgaaaaagttggcttaaaactcaaccttcaaaaaacaaagatcatggcatccggtcccatcacttcatggcaaatagatggggaaacaatggaaacagtgagagactttattttgggggctccaaaatcactgcagatggtgactgcagccatgaaattaaaagatgctttctccttaaaGAAagtctatgaccaacctagacagcatacgaaaaagtagagacattactttgccaacaaaggtccatctagttaaagctatggtttttccagtagtcatgtatggatgtgagagttgaactataaagaaagctgagcgccaaagttCAAAAGAGGcacttttgaactatagtgttggagaagactcttgagagtcccttggactgcaaggagatccaaccagtcaatcctaaaggaaatcagtcctgaatattcattggaaggactgatgctgaagctgaaactccaatactttggccgcctgatgcgaagaactgactcattggaaaagaccctgatgctgggaaagattgagggcaacagaaggggacgacagagggttatatggttggatggcatcactgactcaatggacatgagtttgagcaagttccaggagttggtgatggacagggaggcctggtgtgctacattcctggggtcgcaagaagtcggacacaactgagcgacggaactgaactaaactgagactattgcccaccaggctcccctgtccttgggattttctaggcaagaatactggggtgggttgccattctcttctccaggggatctttctgacccagggatcgaacctgagtctcctgcatttgcagccggattctttagggctgagccacctgggaagcccatttgcgTCTGCTACCTCCcccttaaaaagaaaaccaatggGGTGGGCTCTCAAGCTGAGACCCTGTGTGCACAGCCCTCAGGCTggtggcagtggggaggggatgaTGACAAGCCTGGAGGACATGACCCCAGAGAAGGAACGGGAACAGGACGAGTGAGAGGAGGTTCTAAATTATCCATTAGCACAGGCTGCCAGTGGTCCTTGCATAAATGTATAGAGCGCAcaggtggggggaaggggagagagagaagaggccaGGGTATAAAAGGGGCCCAGCAGGGACCAATCCCAGGATCCCAGGACCCAGTTCAGCAGACGACTCAGGGTCCTGTGGACAGCTCACCAGCTATGATGGCTGCAGGTAAGCTCGCTAAAATCCCCTCCATTAGCATGTCTTAAAGGGGTGATGTGGGGGGCCCCCGCCGATGGATGTGTCCATAGCTTTGGGTTTTAGGGCTTCCGAATGTGAACATAGGTATCTACCCCCAGGCATTTGGCCAAGTTTTAAAGGTTCTCAGTCCCTGGAGGGAAGGGCAGGCGGGGGCTGGCAGGAGATGAGGCGTCTAGCTCCCTGGGCCCCTCGGTCGCGGCCCTCCTGGTCTCTCCCTAGGCCCCCGGACCTCCCTGCTCCTGGCTTTCGCCCTGCTCTGCCTGCCCTGGACTCAGGTGGTGGGCGCCTTCCCGGCCATGTCCTTGTCCGGCCTGTTTGCCAACGCTGTGCTCCGGGCTCAGCACCTGCATCAGCTGGCTGCTGACACCTTCAAAGAGTTTGTAAGCTCCCCAGGGATGCATCctaggggtggggaggcaggaagggtTGAATCTGCGCCCCCTCCACAGAGTGAGGGGACACTGAGTTCAGCGGAATTTTATCCAAGTGAGGATGCGGTCAGGGGAGCAGAAACgggggtgtgtggggtggggagggttccGAATAAGGCAGTAAGGGGAACCGCACACCAACTTAGACCTGAGTGGGCCTATTCTTCCCCCAGGAGCGCACCTACATCCCGGAGGGACAGAGATACTCCATCCAGAACACCCAGGttgccttctgcttctctgaaACCATCCCGGCCCCCACGGGCAAGAACGAGGCCCAGCAGAAATCAGTGAGTGGCCACCTAGGACCGAGGAGCAGGGGACCTCCTTCATCCTAAGCAGGCTGCCCCAGCTCTCCGCGCCGGGCCTGGGGCGACCTTCtccaggaggtggcagagggtgTTGGATGGCAGTGGAGGGTGGTGGTTGGCGGTGGTGGCAAGAGGTCCTCGGGCAGAGGCCGGCCTTGCAGGGCTGCCCTGAGCCTGCAGCGCCCACCAACCACCCATCTGCCAGCAGGACTTGGAGCTGCTTCGGATCTCGCTGCTCCTCATCCAGTCGTGGCTCGGGCCCCTGCAGTTCCTCagcagagtcttcaccaacagCCTAGTGTTTGGCACCTCGGACCGCGTCTATGAGAAGCTGAaggacctggaggagggcatcctGGCCCTGATGCGGGTGGGGATGCCGTTGTGGGTCCCTTCCGCCCTGGGGGCCATGCCCA includes:
- the GH1 gene encoding somatotropin, which codes for MMAAGPRTSLLLAFALLCLPWTQVVGAFPAMSLSGLFANAVLRAQHLHQLAADTFKEFERTYIPEGQRYSIQNTQVAFCFSETIPAPTGKNEAQQKSDLELLRISLLLIQSWLGPLQFLSRVFTNSLVFGTSDRVYEKLKDLEEGILALMRELEDGTPRAGQILKQTYDKFDTNMRSDDALLKNYGLLSCFRKDLHKTETYLRVMKCRRFGEGWKRD